The following are from one region of the Quercus robur chromosome 1, dhQueRobu3.1, whole genome shotgun sequence genome:
- the LOC126725071 gene encoding pentatricopeptide repeat-containing protein At1g05750, chloroplastic: MNVTAYTNTATPTQLSSPPKTPKPPLPTQPSSLPNHRHRVSLPQTNRPTIDPVVSWTSSIARHCRNAQLPEAAAEFQRMRLAGVEPNHVTFITLLSACADFPLESVAFGSSIHAYVRKFGLLTNNVMVGTALLDMYAKCRRVDLARMVFDEMGVKNSVSWNTMINGYMRNGKVEDAIQLFDEMPERDAISWTALIGGFGKKDHFEQALLWFQEMQLARVEPDYVTIIAVLSACANLGTLGLGLWMNRFVMKQDFKDNIRISNSLIDMYSRCGCIEFARQIFEKMTKRTLVSWNSIIVGFAVNGHVEEALEFFGLMQKEGFKPDGISFTGALTACSHAGLVDEGLKFFDEMKRVHRITPRIEHYGCIVDLYSRAGRLEDALNVIENMPMKPNEVVLGSLLAACRTHGNVSLAERLMNYLSELDPSGDSNYVLLANIYAAIGRWDGASKIRRTMKARGIQKKPGSSSIEIDCSIHEFVAGDNCHAETDSIHAMLELLSLELKLCGYVPQTFENESYEDD; the protein is encoded by the coding sequence ATGAACGTTACCGCCTACACTAACACAGCCACTCCAACCCAACTCTCTTCTCCTCCGAAGACACCCAAACCACCACTCCCAACCCAACCCTCCTCCTTACCAAACCACCGTCACCGTGTCTCCCTCCCACAGACCAACAGGCCCACCATTGACCCTGTTGTCTCATGGACTTCTTCCATTGCTCGCCACTGCCGAAATGCCCAACTGCCCGAAGCCGCCGCAGAGTTTCAACGCATGAGACTAGCTGGGGTCGAACCCAATCACGTCACTTTCATTACGCTTCTCTCGGCCTGTGCTGATTTCCCACTTGAGAGTGTGGCTTTTGGGTCTTCAATTCATGCTTATGTTCGCAAGTTTGGTTTGCTTACAAACAATGTCATGGTCGGTACTGCACTACTCGATATGTACGCAAAATGCAGACGCGTGGATCTTGCGAGAATGGTTTTTGATGAGATGGGTGTGAAGAATTCGGTGTCTTGGAATACTATGATTAATGGGTATATGCGGAATGGGAAAGTTGAGGACGCAATACAgctgtttgatgaaatgcctgAGAGAGATGCGATTTCTTGGACTGCTTTGATTGGTGGGTTTGGTAAGAAAGATCACTTTGAGCAGGCGTTGCTATGGTTCCAAGAAATGCAGCTTGCCAGAGTGGAACCGGATTATGTCACCATTATTGCAGTACTTTCCGCATGTGCCAATTTGGGAACCCTTGGTTTGGGGCTATGGATGAATCGATTTGTTATGAAGCAAGACTTTAAGGACAATATTAGGATAAGTAACTCTTTGATAGACATGTATTCCCGATGTGGATGTATCGAATTTGCTCGTCAAATCTTTGAGAAAATGACGAAGCGAACCTTGGTATCATGGAATTCAATCATTGTAGGCTTTGCTGTTAACGGTCATGTAGAAGAAGCTCTGGAGTTCTTCGGTTTAATGCAGAAGGAAGGGTTCAAGCCGGATGGGATCAGCTTCACAGGAGCTCTTACTGCATGTAGCCATGCTGGATTAGTTGATGAGGGGCTCAAATTCTTTGATGAAATGAAGAGAGTTCATAGAATTACCCCTAGAATAGAGCACTATGGCTGCATAGTGGATCTTTATAGCCGTGCAGGCAGGTTGGAAGATGCACTGAATGTGATAGAAAACATGCCAATGAAGCCAAATGAAGTTGTGTTGGGGTCATTGCTGGCTGCTTGTAGGACTCATGGGAATGTCAGTTTGGCTGAAAGGTTAATGAATTATCTTTCTGAATTGGACCCCAGTGGCGATTCCAATTATGTTCTCCTTGCGAATATATATGCAGCCATTGGTAGGTGGGATGGTGCTAGCAAGATTAGAAGGACAATGAAGGCCCGTGGAATACAAAAGAAACCGGGATCTAGTTCAATTGAAATTGATTGTAGCATTCACGAATTTGTGGCTGGCGATAACTGCCATGCTGAAACAGATAGCATTCATGCAATGTTAGAGCTTCTGTCCCTTGAACTGAAACTATGTGGTTATGTACCTCAGACCTTTGAAAATGAATCTTATGAAGAtgattaa
- the LOC126725078 gene encoding putative pentatricopeptide repeat-containing protein At3g11460, mitochondrial: MLLHALLLEVRANMASTRDIVPLYATLLDACSSTKNLQNLKRLHARTIRLGISPHDFIRTKLISSYASCAQLHQANLLFSFATRRPTYLFNTLIRAYSSLSLFSHSLSLFRQMLLAAKPIDRHTLPVVLKSCAGLSALRLGRQVHNAVLVNGFTLDLGNSNALITMYVKCGDLENGRKVFDGMPVRNEISWSAMMAGYGMHGLFSEVFGLFDRMLEANERPDGVTFTTVLTACSHGGLTDRGREYFKMMQGRFGVKPGLEHYTCMVDMLGRVGQVEEAEKLIFGMEIEPDEALWAALLAACRIHGKLEVAERVAEKVYGKRLSVESL; encoded by the coding sequence ATGTTATTGCATGCGTTGCTCTTAGAGGTAAGAGCTAACATGGCATCCACTCGTGACATCGTACCCTTGTACGCAACACTCCTCGACGCTTGCTCTTCCACCAAAAACCTCCAAAATCTCAAACGTCTTCACGCCCGAACAATTAGACTCGGCATTTCACCTCACGACTTCATCCGAACTAAGCTCATCTCCTCCTACGCCTCCTGTGCCCAACTTCACCAAGCTAACCTTCTTTTCTCCTTTGCCACTCGCCGACCCACTTACCTTTTCAACACTCTCATCAGAGCCTACTCATCTCTCAGtctcttctctcactctctctccctttttcgcCAAATGCTCCTTGCTGCCAAACCCATTGACCGCCACACCTTGCCCGTTGTGCTTAAATCGTGCGCCGGGTTATCGGCTCTACGGCTTGGCCGGCAAGTCCACAATGCGGTTTTGGTTAATGGGTTTACCTTAGATTTGGGAAATTCGAACGCGTTGATAACAATGTATGTTAAGTGTGGTGATTTGGAAAATGGGCGTAAGGTGTTTGATGGAATGCCTGTGAGGAATGAGATTTCTTGGTCAGCGATGATGGCAGGGTATGGGATGCATGGGTTGTTTAGTGAAGTGTTTGGGTTGTTTGATAGAATGTTGGAGGCTAATGAGAGGCCGGATGGCGTGACTTTTACGACGGTACTGACAGCTTGTAGTCATGGTGGTTTGACAGACAGAGGGAGGGAGTATTTCAAGATGATGCAGGGGAGGTTTGGGGTTAAGCCAGGGCTGGAGCACTATACGTGTATGGTGGATATGTTGGGGAGGGTAGGCCAGGTGGAGGAAGCGGAAAAGTTGATTTTTGGAATGGAGATAGAGCCTGATGAAGCTCTTTGGGCCGCATTGTTGGCTGCTTGTAGAATTCATGGGAAGCTGGAGGTGGCTGAGAGGGTGGCAGAGAAGGTTTATGGGAAGCGACTGAGTGTAGAATCTTTGTGA